In Pseudomonadales bacterium, a single window of DNA contains:
- a CDS encoding CoA transferase, translated as MNKAAPLAGLRVIESSILGPAAITTAFVDLGADVIKVETPAGDYIREMTWPIVEGVSLMHLHLNRGKKSVTLDLRQEEARQVYRDLVKDADVVIEASKPGALARFGLGYEELKKVNPQIVFITVSGYGMSGPYKDMPSHGIAYDTWSGAVTPAYDEQGFCYIPEHVSIGINAAPLFGGLAVLASVLRARETGEGCFMELAQSDAAAAFDWYRIESYMAYRRPEDVVTGNKADGWKRRPVATRGMKEGVRYQMYESKDGHVLFMASEQAFWKNFCEGVGRTDLFEKWPGSKYADHARGNRELQAVLRDIFRTKTSAEWIEFGIRVNTPIAPVNTPENIVDDPQFQARFEALPHQQHGADMLGFPVNFLGETLPKPACAPTAGQHNEQVLREVLGYDEARIAALRAAKTLG; from the coding sequence ATGAACAAAGCAGCACCTCTTGCCGGCCTGCGCGTCATCGAAAGCTCGATTCTCGGACCGGCGGCAATCACTACCGCCTTCGTCGATCTCGGCGCGGACGTGATCAAGGTCGAAACACCCGCCGGCGACTACATCCGCGAAATGACCTGGCCGATCGTCGAGGGCGTGTCGCTGATGCACCTGCACCTCAATCGCGGCAAGAAGAGCGTCACGCTGGATCTCCGCCAGGAAGAGGCGCGGCAGGTCTACCGCGACCTGGTGAAGGACGCCGACGTGGTGATCGAGGCATCCAAGCCCGGCGCACTGGCACGCTTCGGTCTCGGCTACGAAGAGCTGAAGAAGGTGAACCCGCAGATCGTGTTCATCACCGTTTCCGGCTACGGCATGAGCGGCCCGTACAAGGACATGCCTTCGCACGGCATCGCCTACGACACCTGGTCGGGCGCCGTGACCCCTGCCTACGACGAACAGGGTTTCTGCTACATCCCGGAGCACGTCAGCATCGGCATCAATGCGGCCCCGCTGTTCGGCGGGCTGGCGGTTCTGGCGAGTGTGCTGCGGGCACGCGAAACCGGCGAAGGCTGCTTCATGGAACTGGCACAGAGCGACGCCGCCGCCGCCTTCGACTGGTACCGCATCGAGAGCTACATGGCGTATCGCCGCCCCGAGGACGTGGTCACCGGCAACAAGGCCGACGGCTGGAAGCGCCGTCCGGTAGCCACCCGCGGCATGAAGGAAGGCGTGCGCTACCAGATGTACGAATCGAAGGACGGTCACGTGCTGTTCATGGCTTCGGAGCAGGCGTTCTGGAAGAACTTCTGCGAAGGCGTCGGGCGCACGGATCTGTTCGAGAAATGGCCCGGGTCGAAGTATGCCGATCACGCCCGTGGCAATCGCGAACTGCAGGCGGTGCTGCGCGACATCTTCAGGACGAAGACCAGCGCGGAGTGGATCGAGTTCGGCATTCGCGTCAATACGCCGATCGCACCGGTCAACACACCGGAAAACATCGTCGACGATCCGCAGTTCCAGGCGCGTTTCGAGGCCCTGCCGCACCAGCAGCACGGTGCTGACATGCTGGGATTCCCGGTCAACTTCCTCGGCGAAACCCTGCCGAAGCCGGCATGCGCGCCGACCGCCGGCCAGCACAACGAGCAGGTGCTGCGCGAGGTGCTGGGCTACGACGAGGCACGAATCGCAGCGCTGCGTGCTGCAAAGACGCTGGGGTAA
- a CDS encoding SDR family oxidoreductase: MNDSQSGTPATTPRVALVSGAGTGIGRAIALRLAHDGFTVVAGYARSADGAEATVRAVSDMGGSAWAQRVDISEEADVIAFFAAARERHGRIDVVINNAGIGHMTAFRDIPMSHYDFTFGVNARGTFMMCREAARTIEDGGRIVNISTGSTVDNTAGMALYVGSKMAIEGFTKVLARELAPRGITVNVVSPGMTDTPMLLGGDAEALRRYGAEIAAMGRLGQPEDVADAVGALVSADGRWITGQVIHVDGGTIIV; the protein is encoded by the coding sequence ATGAACGACTCGCAATCAGGAACTCCTGCCACCACGCCACGGGTCGCTCTGGTAAGCGGTGCCGGCACCGGCATCGGGCGTGCGATCGCGTTGCGCCTGGCACACGACGGCTTCACGGTGGTTGCCGGCTACGCGCGCTCGGCCGACGGCGCCGAAGCCACCGTACGCGCCGTCAGCGACATGGGTGGCAGCGCGTGGGCCCAGCGCGTCGACATCAGCGAGGAAGCCGATGTGATCGCCTTCTTCGCGGCAGCGCGCGAACGCCACGGCCGCATCGACGTGGTGATCAACAACGCGGGAATAGGCCACATGACGGCGTTTCGCGACATCCCGATGAGCCATTACGACTTCACGTTCGGCGTGAATGCGCGCGGCACCTTCATGATGTGCCGCGAAGCCGCCCGCACGATCGAGGACGGTGGACGGATCGTGAACATCTCCACCGGCTCCACCGTCGACAACACGGCGGGCATGGCGCTCTATGTCGGCAGCAAGATGGCGATCGAAGGTTTCACGAAGGTGCTGGCGCGCGAACTCGCCCCGCGCGGCATCACCGTGAACGTCGTCTCGCCGGGCATGACCGATACACCGATGCTGCTCGGCGGTGACGCCGAGGCGCTGCGTCGCTACGGTGCCGAGATCGCGGCCATGGGCCGGCTCGGGCAACCCGAGGATGTCGCCGACGCGGTGGGCGCGCTGGTATCCGCAGACGGGCGCTGGATCACCGGGCAGGTGATCCATGTCGACGGCGGCACGATCATCGTCTGA
- a CDS encoding pyruvate carboxylase, protein MKPIRSILVANRSEIAIRVLRAASEMGIRTVAIYSREDRFALHRFKADESYLVGAEKTPIAAYLDIGDIIRIAKEAHVDAIHPGYGFLSENPDFAEACVQAGITFIGPTPTVMRLLGNKVSARALAEQAGVPVVPATGALPHDPDAAQKLAAAVGYPLMLKASWGGGGRGMRVVETASDLAPAMEVARREAASAFGNDELYLEKLVRRARHVEVQVIGDLHGQLVHLFERDCSVQRRNQKVVERAPAPYLTDESRAALCEAALQIARAAGYSHAGTVEFLMDADTDRFYFIEVNPRIQVEHTVTEMVTGVDIVKAQIRISEGARIGEEDSYVPAQQDIQLSGNALQCRVTTEDPENSFTPDYGRISAYRSPAGFGIRLDGGTAYAGAVITPWYDSLLVKVTAWGHSADEAARRMDRALREFRVRGLSSNLLFLENVVAHPAFRSGECTTRFIDETPELFRFRKRRDRASRVLRFLGDVIVNGNPELEGRTLPALPLPRPIRPPSASCDLALDPPAGSRTRLQQLGPEKFAAWMREQTPVLLTDTTMRDAHQSLFATRLRSHDMLEIAPYYARMLPGLLSLECWGGATFDVALRFLKEDPWERLQRLRAAIPNVLFQMLLRGSNAVGYTNYADNVVRHFIQNAAREGIDLFRVFDSLNQIDSMRIAMDAVIESGALCEAAICYTADIFDKNRPKYDLRYYLDLARKLEKAGAHILAIKDMAGVCRPRAARELVRALKQEVGLPIHFHTHDTSGIAAASVLAAIEAGCDAVDGALDAMSGLTSQPNLSAIAAALAGSERDPGIDFDAMQRVSHYWEGVRRQYAPFESDLRSGTADVYRHEMPGGQYTNLREQARAMGIDHRWSEVAQAYADVNRLFGDIVKVTPTSKVVGDLALLMVANGLTPEDVENPARAIDFPESVISLMKGELGFPPDGFPPDLQKKVLNGAQPLAGRAGDYLPAVDFEVARAQAETATGHRVGDTDLASYLMYPKVFATYAAHRSRFGDVSLLPTHAFFYGLATGEEISVDIERGKSLVISQQGVAGPDEDGMVRVFFELNGQPRMIRVAKSGMTKARTRPQAEEGNGCHLGAPMPGTIVTVAVHAGQVVSKGDPLVSIEAMKMETMLRADRDGTVEAVHVRHGESVDAKDLLLEFGQ, encoded by the coding sequence ATGAAACCGATCCGTAGCATCCTGGTAGCCAACCGTTCCGAGATCGCCATTCGCGTGCTGCGCGCCGCCAGCGAAATGGGCATCCGCACGGTCGCCATCTACTCACGCGAAGACCGCTTCGCGCTGCATCGCTTCAAGGCAGACGAGTCCTACCTCGTCGGCGCCGAGAAGACCCCGATCGCTGCCTATCTCGACATCGGAGACATCATCCGTATCGCGAAGGAAGCGCACGTCGATGCAATCCACCCCGGCTACGGCTTTCTGTCGGAGAATCCGGACTTTGCCGAGGCCTGCGTGCAGGCGGGCATCACGTTCATCGGCCCGACTCCGACGGTGATGCGCCTGCTCGGCAACAAGGTATCGGCACGTGCACTCGCCGAACAGGCCGGCGTTCCGGTGGTACCGGCGACCGGCGCGCTGCCGCACGACCCCGACGCAGCACAGAAACTGGCTGCCGCCGTGGGATATCCGCTGATGCTGAAGGCGAGCTGGGGCGGTGGCGGGCGCGGCATGCGCGTGGTGGAAACCGCGAGCGACCTCGCACCGGCAATGGAAGTCGCGCGGCGCGAGGCCGCGAGCGCGTTCGGCAACGACGAACTGTATCTGGAGAAGCTCGTGCGTCGTGCACGCCACGTGGAGGTACAGGTCATCGGCGACCTGCACGGCCAACTGGTGCACCTGTTCGAGCGTGACTGCTCGGTACAGCGGCGCAACCAGAAGGTGGTCGAACGTGCGCCCGCGCCCTACCTTACGGACGAGAGCCGCGCTGCGCTGTGTGAGGCCGCGCTGCAGATCGCACGCGCCGCCGGCTACAGCCATGCCGGAACGGTCGAGTTCCTGATGGACGCGGACACCGACCGCTTCTACTTCATCGAAGTGAACCCGCGCATCCAGGTCGAACACACCGTCACCGAGATGGTCACCGGCGTGGACATCGTGAAGGCGCAGATCCGCATCTCCGAAGGCGCACGGATCGGCGAGGAAGACTCCTACGTTCCGGCGCAGCAGGACATCCAGCTCAGCGGCAACGCGCTGCAGTGTCGCGTCACCACAGAGGATCCCGAGAACAGCTTCACGCCGGACTACGGACGCATCAGCGCATACCGCAGCCCGGCCGGCTTCGGCATCCGGCTCGACGGCGGCACTGCCTACGCCGGCGCGGTGATCACGCCGTGGTACGACTCGCTGCTGGTCAAGGTCACCGCGTGGGGACACAGCGCGGACGAAGCGGCCCGGCGCATGGACCGGGCGCTGCGCGAGTTCCGCGTGCGGGGACTGTCGTCGAACCTGCTGTTTCTGGAGAACGTCGTCGCACACCCGGCGTTCCGCTCGGGCGAGTGCACGACGCGCTTCATCGACGAAACCCCGGAACTGTTCCGTTTCCGCAAACGGCGTGATCGTGCCTCGCGCGTGCTGAGGTTCCTCGGCGACGTGATCGTGAACGGAAATCCGGAACTCGAGGGACGCACGCTGCCAGCGTTGCCGCTGCCGCGACCGATACGGCCACCGTCCGCGAGCTGCGACCTGGCGCTGGACCCGCCTGCCGGGAGCCGCACGCGACTGCAACAGCTCGGGCCGGAGAAATTCGCCGCGTGGATGCGCGAGCAGACACCCGTGCTGCTCACCGACACGACGATGCGCGACGCGCACCAGTCGCTGTTCGCGACCCGGCTGCGCAGCCACGACATGCTCGAGATCGCTCCGTACTACGCACGCATGCTGCCCGGATTGCTTTCCCTCGAATGCTGGGGCGGGGCAACCTTCGACGTCGCGCTGCGGTTTCTGAAGGAAGATCCCTGGGAGCGTCTGCAACGGCTGCGTGCCGCGATCCCGAACGTGCTGTTCCAGATGCTGCTGCGCGGCTCCAATGCGGTCGGCTACACCAACTACGCCGACAACGTGGTGCGCCACTTCATCCAGAACGCGGCCCGCGAAGGCATCGATCTGTTCCGCGTGTTCGATTCGCTGAACCAGATCGACAGCATGCGCATCGCGATGGATGCGGTGATCGAATCCGGAGCGCTGTGCGAAGCGGCGATCTGCTACACCGCTGACATTTTCGACAAGAACCGCCCCAAATACGATCTGCGCTATTACCTCGACCTGGCGCGCAAACTCGAGAAGGCGGGCGCACACATACTCGCGATCAAGGACATGGCCGGCGTGTGCAGGCCCCGCGCAGCGCGCGAACTGGTACGCGCACTGAAGCAGGAGGTCGGCCTGCCGATCCATTTTCACACCCACGACACCAGCGGCATTGCAGCCGCCTCGGTGCTGGCGGCGATCGAGGCCGGCTGCGATGCCGTCGACGGAGCCCTCGACGCGATGAGCGGACTGACCTCGCAACCGAACCTCAGCGCCATCGCCGCCGCTCTGGCGGGCAGCGAGCGCGACCCCGGCATCGATTTCGATGCCATGCAGAGGGTGTCGCATTACTGGGAAGGCGTGCGACGCCAGTACGCACCGTTCGAATCCGACCTGCGCTCGGGCACCGCCGACGTCTACCGTCACGAAATGCCCGGAGGGCAGTACACGAACCTCAGGGAACAGGCACGTGCGATGGGAATCGACCACCGCTGGAGCGAGGTGGCGCAGGCCTATGCCGATGTGAACCGGTTGTTCGGCGATATCGTCAAGGTTACGCCGACGTCGAAAGTGGTCGGCGACCTTGCCCTGCTGATGGTCGCCAACGGACTCACGCCGGAGGATGTGGAGAATCCGGCGCGTGCAATCGACTTCCCGGAGTCGGTGATCTCGCTGATGAAGGGCGAACTCGGCTTCCCGCCGGACGGCTTCCCGCCGGATCTGCAGAAGAAGGTGCTGAACGGTGCGCAACCCCTCGCAGGCCGAGCCGGTGATTACCTGCCTGCGGTCGATTTCGAGGTCGCACGCGCGCAGGCCGAGACGGCCACCGGCCACCGGGTCGGAGACACCGATCTCGCCTCGTACCTGATGTACCCGAAGGTCTTTGCCACCTACGCCGCACATCGCAGCCGCTTCGGTGACGTCTCACTGCTGCCGACCCACGCGTTCTTCTACGGCCTCGCGACCGGCGAGGAAATCAGCGTGGACATCGAACGCGGCAAGAGCCTGGTGATCTCGCAGCAAGGCGTGGCGGGTCCTGACGAAGACGGCATGGTACGGGTATTCTTCGAGTTGAACGGCCAGCCACGCATGATCCGGGTAGCGAAATCGGGGATGACGAAGGCGAGAACGAGGCCCCAGGCCGAGGAAGGCAATGGCTGCCATCTCGGTGCGCCGATGCCGGGCACCATCGTCACCGTCGCGGTCCACGCAGGCCAGGTGGTCAGCAAGGGTGATCCGCTGGTGTCGATCGAGGCAATGAAGATGGAAACCATGTTGCGCGCCGATCGCGATGGCACGGTCGAGGCAGTCCACGTCCGCCACGGCGAGAGCGTGGATGCGAAAGACCTGCTGCTGGAGTTTGGGCAATAA
- a CDS encoding wax ester/triacylglycerol synthase family O-acyltransferase, whose protein sequence is MHRVAGQDAYFLYQETPSALMHTLKISVCRPPDKPHTETDFVELAHRAMAGLPLFQYRVVPVPFGLHHPVVVNDGGFDYDMHVRRIAVPAPGGREQLDQVIGEIAAGALDRSRPLWELWIVEGIEGGRIAYVNKMHHLLADGMASANYISRTFYRDPAEYGKREVPVIPREPEPSSLRLVVDALKDLLRDFARLPALMRESARRRKLIEERNRRSSLVPAQPYTPEIPKLHFNRALSSLRNFATAQYTLDDFRHIREHLGGTVNDVILGILAGALRHYLIAHNDLPARPLVCAIPVSADREVAATRTFGNNLAYFHVRLHTEIEDRVQRYTQTRVEAEAAKEVLELLGRETAYEWMQYLPPMLFSSRHRREYRVKAADRPDFPLSGNLIVSNVPGPRERRYTAGGDELEALYSAGPLTEGTGLNITVWSYCGQMNLSAIACKKAIPDLRRLVNEINTEFEALRALATTAATGEQPT, encoded by the coding sequence ATGCACAGAGTGGCGGGGCAGGACGCGTACTTTCTTTATCAGGAAACGCCGTCGGCGCTGATGCACACGCTGAAGATCTCGGTGTGCAGGCCGCCGGACAAGCCGCACACCGAGACGGACTTCGTCGAACTCGCTCACCGTGCGATGGCCGGCCTGCCCCTGTTCCAGTATCGCGTGGTGCCGGTACCGTTCGGGCTTCACCACCCCGTCGTCGTGAACGACGGCGGCTTCGATTACGACATGCACGTGCGTCGCATCGCAGTGCCGGCACCGGGCGGACGTGAACAGCTCGACCAGGTGATCGGAGAAATCGCCGCCGGTGCGCTCGACCGTTCACGTCCGCTGTGGGAACTCTGGATAGTCGAGGGCATTGAAGGCGGGCGCATCGCGTACGTGAACAAGATGCACCACCTGCTCGCCGACGGCATGGCGTCGGCAAACTACATCTCGCGCACCTTCTACCGCGATCCGGCCGAGTACGGCAAGCGCGAGGTGCCCGTGATCCCGCGCGAGCCGGAACCCTCGTCGCTGCGCCTGGTCGTCGATGCCTTGAAGGATCTGCTGCGTGATTTTGCACGCCTGCCCGCGCTGATGCGCGAAAGCGCTCGACGCCGCAAGCTGATCGAGGAACGCAACCGCCGCTCGAGCCTCGTGCCGGCACAACCCTATACGCCCGAGATTCCGAAGCTGCACTTCAACCGCGCACTGTCGAGCCTGCGCAACTTTGCGACCGCGCAGTACACGCTCGACGATTTCCGCCACATCCGGGAACACCTGGGCGGCACCGTGAACGACGTGATCCTCGGGATACTGGCCGGGGCACTGCGCCACTATCTGATCGCACACAACGACCTGCCGGCACGGCCTCTGGTATGCGCCATACCGGTCAGCGCCGACCGTGAGGTGGCCGCCACGCGCACCTTCGGCAACAACCTCGCGTACTTCCACGTCCGTCTGCACACCGAAATCGAGGACCGCGTGCAACGCTATACGCAGACCCGCGTCGAGGCCGAGGCAGCCAAGGAGGTGCTCGAACTGCTGGGACGCGAAACCGCCTACGAGTGGATGCAATACCTGCCACCCATGCTCTTTTCCTCGCGCCATCGCCGCGAATACCGCGTGAAGGCAGCCGACCGCCCCGACTTCCCTCTCTCCGGCAACCTGATCGTCTCGAACGTACCGGGTCCACGCGAACGCCGCTACACCGCGGGCGGGGACGAACTCGAGGCACTGTACTCGGCGGGTCCGCTCACCGAGGGCACGGGCCTGAACATCACGGTATGGAGCTACTGCGGCCAGATGAACCTCTCGGCGATCGCGTGCAAGAAGGCCATTCCCGACCTGCGTCGCCTCGTGAACGAAATCAACACGGAGTTCGAGGCACTGCGCGCACTTGCCACCACCGCAGCAACAGGAGAGCAACCGACATGA